The nucleotide sequence taactcggcttctacgcatgcaaatgagccaatatgtgatatccatataaaaatggatcgagttgtTTTGCAGCATCAGCATTGCATATAAAActagcatttatgatgtggcggcatacacacaattgacgggccttgatgatgctgcaaaagaactagatccactttatatggatatcgtATAGAAATATAGATAgttagactctgaagccccaaaaagttttagttttactgcctacaagaacagacttagtaccaccatgtaactgtaaaaatttctCTAAGAACTTAtacagatgtaaaaaagctgagattccctgtatatctctatgcagatgcatgaaaaaaatgtttgtaaaaatagtattaataaataatatcaacttactttttagttatatttctgaaatattagtttttaatgtttttttttctcctttagtacaaaaaatagaagataaagtaaatagaatgaaaggtgatacgaggtacagtatgatgatttaattataagaattatatgataaaattttataaggatcttcaaaaatgaaaaatgaagataacgtatgtatacatagaaattataatgtgcatcgagaagttagcgcgtgaacctttacgtggtgagccgatcttgcgcctcatagcgcgccatttaaatattgatatcttggccaaaaataaacttacgaacattttcgtaagctcaaattgttccttttgagttcttctatcattatgttaattaaagtataaatgtttatagttcAAATTTGcatgaaacccttataaacaaaataatgtacaatttttttaggaaagatataacttcaaacgggtataactttaaaacaagtaatttaacaaactttgtttggaagcctattaattaagctttaaaatcaGACCTTcgaaggctcatttgcatgcagAGAAGCCGAGTTacaatcgataaagcttcgaaaaatacttattttgcaatttgcaatttgaattgtgcactaattttacaatatattgagttctaattgttggatttaagtttagtaaacgattttttcttcgttttttattaaggaataaattttatttgaaacgtttttttttatctcttttagtctatgagccagagccttataaacaatttataaacaattaaattgtttataacaattctTTGACCACTCAGATcaaaatccaccctcgaaattcgtagcagccaaaaatccataagaaaccgttgagtttgtccatcagaattgaaaaggacacggtgacctctatttggcgcccaGACtagatcatattacgaacgaaatggtgttgcacaaaatggaaagagacagagaacttttgacaccattaaaaggagaaagacagcatATTTGGGGCTAATATTGaaatacttagaaatgataagtacgagttgttgcagctgattatgaagggtaataTCGAAGGAAAAAGGGATCCTGGTGgacgacaaatatcctggctgaaaaatattcgcgactggaccgggttgAACACGCAGACGCTTTTGAGAAAAGCAGAATATAGAGACGAATTTGtaatggttatagccaacctccattagtggagtcggcactagaagaagaagaagatatttgtAGGAATTTCTATGTCCTTGTCCCTACTCAAGAACATATTAACATACACAGTttaaacataggcgtaaccagggggtggttttgggggttatgaccccccccccttttggatgtactttgagatttatacgcttaacaccattattattccataccccccagagaccttcaagtagacgtaacccccccccccccttaggatcatcctggttacacctctgagtTTAAACATATATAGCGCTCTCTGCATATTTGTATCTCTTGCTAAAAATAGGTCTTTGAATttcaaagatttaaaaaaaatcactggGTGGTAAAATGGTACATCTCTGGACAGGGAAAAATACAGTTCGTGAAAAATTTGTTACCTAATTGATAATATAATTGTGAAGTTAAACaatgaaacaataaaaaattgagATCTTAGGAAGAGAGTAAGATCAAAAAGGCCTTTCTAAATATTGACAAAAGACCTTATGGCCGGTTTGCGGGATGCAAAGTAGTCGGGGCAcactttaaactattttatttgtttatttacaaCAAACTACATATTAAAACAAGTAAGAAAAACTATGGCAGTTCTTTTCGGAGTTTCTGAATGTGTTCTGACAGACGTCGGTTAATCAATCTCCTCTTCTTTCCCCAGTCGGTCAACACATATGTGGTCGTAGGTTAACTGTCAATCTGCCACAACCTGTACAGCCATTCGAAAAtgaacttttttgtttataaacattttttaatttagaaaatctcATTTTCAAGAAAGTAGCCTGTTGTACGTTTTCATCTACAATGAGAATTTTTGTTCTTGGTGTTTTTCACAATACCtattgaaatgaatgaaaaaagTCGTTTTTTTGctcaaaggacaccgcacacatcttatggaaaatagaatgtcactcaaatgaaataaaatttacatgaatagatgcgtcattaaatttcaataatttaatactattgcgccaactctgtattttgattaacaagagcgtaaattgataaaaatataaagggtcaagttttcaatcctaatagcaagattaatgatattaaaaaatattactaaaagatttttaaattgaaaacttattggtccatttatTAAGatagttttgccttcgcattgcaactgaataaaaatggtatacatttttattgataaaaataaatataaaatcaaataggaatgtacgtgtgtcaaagagagaaaaaagatcTTGGGATTCGCTTACTCCATAAATCTTTCTCGAGTAATTAAGGCAGAGGCTTACACTTTtcttttcctattattattgatgataaagtaggtataatttggttaGTTGTTCCGCCTCTAATGGGGTTAAGCTAGTGGTGAATATACTGTATTCAATAGCCGCTAGACTAATGTTATTTATGAATGCCAGTTTTGTGGACTTCAAAATGCGATTtcaataaactttaattacaattaacgcactaattaagcaaaattcagagttggcgcaatggtataaaattattgaaatttcaggaagcatctattcatgtaaattttattgaatgATGTGTATGGTGTCCTTAATATAAAACCATGACGTAATAAAAATTTCGTTACCCAAGAAATGGTACgccttttctattgacttccgCCAGATATTCCAGTAAAAAAACGGCCAATAATTGTTCGATTTTTCAATTGCTTATTCGACTCCGTTTCCTGAGATATACTCTCATCCTACTGGCCTCCATTAATCGCACCTTGTAGAATAGaccctttaaaaaaataattagaccCAAAAAATCCAATCTGGTTAGTTCATTTTCTTCACCTCATTCCTCATTCTCATTCCGTCCAATTATCCTAAATGAATATGCAGCGGCTAGCAGCTAATTTACATGAGACTCTCGAAATATTTCCCCGACATAAACCCGACAACGACAAAATAATAAGCAAGAGCAAGATTCTAACTCATCTCCGGACAACTCATTTTATTTTTAGGATCCTCACTACAAGCGTTTATAGCCGATACCAACTCCTAGATGTACATGTACAACGTACGAATGGATTCAGTGTCGcacccaggggggttttgggaGTTAAGCCCCCCCCAGGgcatataaagaatagtaggaaaatgtaacttgtctcacaaacaatgcaaaaaaaattggtgcccaagccaaccccctcccccccagaggaaaattatCTCCTTTCAATAGGACTCTGTCCTGTTTCTTatgttacagtctctgctgcgatTTGGAGCTCCAGCTCTCGTAACATAGTTTTTTAaatcttcctatgggtcgcttggtgttgggcttctgtgtcttcgcccatttcgctatacgttcagggtccatccgatctacgtggtctctccacatgcctCGTCGTGTTCTTTTCCATGTCATTACATCTTGAACTCAATGAGTCTTCGTTTCGTAtcctatctctgagtgtgatacctcttatggatatTAGGGTtctcatctctgttgttctcattgtCCGTATGTCAGTACATTCtccgtatgtcagtacgggtctaacacatggaTTATTATTCATTTATGAATATACTTAAAACATATAATTTCCTttaaaacatatctaaattttaataattttatgataaaaattATCTTACAcaacaatataatattaataatatctaATTGAAATATGGTTAATTGTAAAGGTacctcttgagtgaaattcattttttttatattcctagtataaaattaataaaatttgatataagattgTTGCATATTAGGTTTTAGACcaagcagagctttttatgaagaataactctttgtcaaattaaaattttcaattattttttcatttagaagGATGTGATTGCATATTAGAAcaagtttttaattccaaacattGTTTTATGATAACAAtattcgatattgtgaaatataaagataTGTACTATTGAGCCAAATTcctattttttgtttaacaaattCCTATGTTGTTTTGAACAACATTGTTCTCTAATCTGTGCCCATATGTATCCAATTGCCAAACCTCCGAAAaaaattatgggatatacaaacaatttttataacaagactaatgtgtatcaaatacgtctataatttaaaattatttttgattatacagaGTCACTCGGAACAACATAGTGAATCAAAGTTGtgtttttaaatgaaacaccctatatattaaatcattttttagCGATATTAAGAGTTTGTATAATATTTTATAGGTTTacagttaataattttcgaaatatttacacttttattgagaacaagctgaaaatgcgagcattatcataacgaaaactttgtttatttacgtattttaattcataatatggaaaatttgctattatgaaaagttgttcaaaattaaaaattatgttttaatgtgcaattatgtcattctaatttaaatgttgtgaattataaaggtactttactcttgatcgaaattcatattttttatatacctcgtataaaattaataaaatttgatatatgatggttgcatcataaatcttagaccacgaagagctttttatgaagaataacttttcttcgtcaaattaaaaataaaagagttataaatgaaaatgttgctggtatccataatttgagaaaaatcttcaaatatttttttccattagaaggatgtaattgcacatataagaccataattttttattccaaacaacatttcatatattCGGTCACAAGCGCCGACTACGTGGGTGCTGCGGGGCCCGCGCCCCGGACAGGTAAATCTGTCCGGTGCGAAGCACCGGTCGCCGAAGGAGTTGAATTTTCGGTCGCCGCACGATACATGGAGAGGAAATTTTCAAGGCTGCCGTCTGCCGATCTCCCATTATACCGTGAAACCCCGTCTCGCCCGCCCACTCCGCGCGCTTAGGGCTGAATTCTCGGACGTCGTTCACTTGCTCGTTCTGTGTGTTTATTCTGTTACAAGACAAGACCAGTCGAATATATTTCAATTTGTCACGCATTTTGTTTACGGTGCGTTTTTTTCTTTGGTGAGGGGACGTGCCGTCACTGTACATATATTAAGGCAGGTAACTACAAAGGGGAAAtaattgaagcgtttatttgaaaaataacaCTTGTCGAAGAATTAAAATTTTGGCAAATCAAGAAAAACTGCCCAGCTTCAATTTATTTCAAATCTTACTTTTACTAAGATATTCATTGGAAGGAATGTGGATATCAAAATAATTGTACATGTACAAGttgatttcatatttttattgatatattaaacAAAAATCGGTAGAAACTTAGCAAAATATATCATCTATAATATTCATAATATTAGAGGTATTGTGTTGAACAGTTTCTGCCATGCTGAACTAGTTTTCTATTACAAAAGAAACAAACATCACCTGCTATTAACAAAGAACGCACACAAGTGATAAATTTATAGACAAATCATTCACGCTTAGCGATGACCGTTGATTAAGATGGGACAAGCGTTGCTTTTACAACATACCGCTTGGACATCTGTTGTTTTTCTAAAACTATCCGAATATTCTATGTAGTTTACTCCCGACATTTGGGATTTTTACACACCTGAATGTGTGAGATCGATAAAAAAACTACTATTTTATGCGAACAACATATAATtaggaaatggttgaatgctcgaataaatgaattttaaagtcaaaaggcagatattgagcactgaatttaattaaatcttgcccaagtatactttcgctcagaagagcatcctcaggggcattttgtcaataaaaagaaggtatcctcgaatgtcatttaattattataaatcattttggtggcaaacttaaattaacaACTAACTACACACTGAACAAGGGACAAACATATAAATTAAATTGCCAGTAGGTTCTACATTTTAAATATGTaatacttaaaattatctgataTTTAAAATGTAGACCCTACTGGCAATTTAATTTATATGTTTGTCCCTTGTTCAGTGTGTAGTTAGTtgttaatttaagtttgccaccaaaatgatctattataattaaatgacattcgaggataccttctttttattgacgaaatgcccctgaggatgctcttctgagcgaaagtatacttgggcaagatttaattaaattcagtgctcgatatctgccttttgactttaaaaaacAACATATAAagacaaatttgcaaaaaatggacatgcgttgtttttcaaataaacgcttcaattgTGTATTAAAATGCTTTTGTTTTGTGACAACACGAATGAAGTGTGAAATTTCCATTCTAGATTCCTGATCACTAGAAATGGATAAGTTCATAATACGTACTCCGATACAAACTCATCAGGCTACGAGGAATGAACAACCTGTTCCAGTTCCATCGACATCTGTTGAGAGTTACAATGGTAGTAAAACCATAACGTCTAGTGGAAAGAAGGGCAGACAGTTTCGTGACACGTGGATTGTCACTTATGCATGGATAACAAATGACAGTACAATCGATAAAATTTTTTGTACTATTTGCAAAATAGCAGCCGCATTGAAGCTGCCAATAGCATCGACTGAAATCAATTCGCAGAGAGTCTTATCAACTTACGTTACAGAAGGTTTCAACCCGTGGGGTAAAGCGTTAGAGAGATTCAAGGATCACGAAAAGTCAAAATTTCACAGACATTCGGCGCTATCATTGAGACAGAACGATCAAGGCTTGAACGTCGCAAATATGTTGTCAAAGTCTAAATTGAAAGACATGACCGATGCAAGAAAATGACTTCTCACAATATTTTCCACTATTAAATACTTGACTGTTCGGGGTATTACCGTCAGAGGACACTTCGATAGTACATCAAACTTCAATAATCTGCTTCATTTAAGAGCTAACAATATTCCAGAACTGCAATTTTGGTTGGGCAGAACAGGATATAAATGGTTATCTCATGTTATTTCGAATGAAGTAATGTCCATTTTATCGAATGCTCTGTTCAGAGAATTATTCATGATCGTGTCCGTTCGCCagaatttttgtcaataattGCTGACGAAACATCAGACATTTCAGTGAGCGAACAAATGTCTTTCTGCTTGAGAAGCGTGAATGCTTCCTTGGAAGTTGAAGAATATTTCATCGGTGTGCACGAGACTGAATCCACAACTGCAGATGTTCTCTATAACATGATTAGAGATGTTTTGTTACGTTGTCGATTGGAGATTGGCAATTGTTGGGGACAGTGCTACGCCGGCGCAGCGAATATGAGTGGATGTGTCAAtggtgttcaaaaaaaattcttctcGATGAGCCACGTGCTATATATGTGCACTGTCACGCTCATAGAGTGAATCTAGTCGTTAAAGATTCCTTCCAGAAAATCTTGCATGTCCGTGATTTCCTCTCTGATATAAAAGACATTATGACTTTCATTCGAGATTCTCCGAAAAGACTCAGCCATTTCAAGCTATTTCAAGCCTCAGATAAATCTTCAGCTCTTTGCCCATTTTGTCCCACTCGCTGGTGTGTGAGAGTTTTAAAGAGTTTCTTAAAAAATTACGAGAATATGAGTGAATTCCTGGAACAGCAGAAATCGCAGCCAAGCGATGGAGGATCAAAAGTTAGCGGATTCCTCAACAAAATTTCGGATTTCGGATTTTACTTCCTTCTTAAGTCTATAATACTTATATTCGAAAGAATAGAGACATTGAACACGATCCTGCAAGGACAAGCACTTGATTTTAATAAAGCAACCAAACAAGTAGAAACTGTGAAAACGTTTTTGCTGTCGATTCGCAATGAAGGCAGGTATGGTGAATTGTGGAACAATGTTAAAACAGAGTCTGAGCAATTGGATTTGAACGAACCAATATTGCCCAAAAGAAGGAATGTCTCAAGGAAAGTAGATGACATGAGACAAACCGAACACAATTTTGACGATGTTAAACAATTTTACCGCCAGATGTACTATGAAATTATTGACATGACAGTGACTAGCTTGACGACAAGATTTGAGGGGGATACATTGAAGCATCTCAGAAAAGTTGAGGCATTTGCGCTGGACAAAGCGGAAAATGCAAATGATGTGACATCCTTCTATAAAGAAGACTTCGATGGCGATAGATTGGCCCTTCATAGAAACATGTTATTGGATATTACATCACAGCGAAATGTCGAACTTGAATCTATACAGGATATAGTGACAAATCTGAGCAGTCATAGCGAGCTTTATGATATTTTACCTGAATATTTAAAATTCATAAAGTTGTTGCTGGTAATACCAGTCTCATCATGTACGGACGAAAGATCTTTCTCGTCATTGAGAAGATTGAAATCATTTTTAAGATCAACAATGAGCCAGAAGAGATTAAATGATGTATTGATACTGAATGTTCATGGCGCCATGATGGA is from Diabrotica virgifera virgifera chromosome 9, PGI_DIABVI_V3a and encodes:
- the LOC126892706 gene encoding zinc finger MYM-type protein 1-like encodes the protein MSEFLEQQKSQPSDGGSKVSGFLNKISDFGFYFLLKSIILIFERIETLNTILQGQALDFNKATKQVETVKTFLLSIRNEGRYGELWNNVKTESEQLDLNEPILPKRRNVSRKVDDMRQTEHNFDDVKQFYRQMYYEIIDMTVTSLTTRFEGDTLKHLRKVEAFALDKAENANDVTSFYKEDFDGDRLALHRNMLLDITSQRNVELESIQDIVTNLSSHSELYDILPEYLKFIKLLLVIPVSSCTDERSFSSLRRLKSFLRSTMSQKRLNDVLILNVHGAMMENLDLEQLCNEFIKRSSVRMNSFSLFDPREK